The sequence CCAAATCACATCTAGAAATTACCCAAGTACTCTCTGCAAGACATCACCTGCATATCCAGTCCACATGACACCAGGCTCTGAGGTCTTTGAGGCCGAAAAGCTACAGAAGAACAGATATTGGAATGTCTCTTCAGTGATCTGCTAACTTTCTTATTTTCCAAGTCTAGGATTTTGATTGTTCCGGAGTCATCAGCAGAAGCCAGAAGGTTTTCAGTTTCATTCAGTGAAACACAGTTGATTTCTTCTTCATTCGCATGAAAATCGTCCAAGGATCCTTTGAGAGACCTGACATCCAGTATGCTAATGGTTTCTCCATGTGAGGCATAGAGCttggtggggcaggagggagcgaATAAGACACTGGTAACATCATCTGCCCCTTGGAAGCGTGTGTGTCCTAATGGAGTCCCATCTTCACCCCAAACCATGAGATCTCCACCTTCTGCTCCAGAAGCCACTAGCCCTTCTTGACTTGCATTCAGGCAGAGAACAGGAGAAAAATGTCCACCAGTCCACTTGACTGCCATAATGGCTCAGGTGACTCTGTGAAGGGGGAAAAATTATAATCTCGTGTTTTATCTAAGAACTTCACGAGAGACATATTCAATAAGcagtatttcatttaaatattaaaagacatctaaaaaactcaatcaataaaaaaagacatttgaagATCAAGCCTACAAAGCCTGGTTGAACACAAGATTGTGGTGCACCTGGCTGGCACATGCCTACATGGGCTTTCCTTGCAATCAGGGGCACAGGTAAGCCTGGTCCTCCAGCCTTTGATGTGAGGCTCACATaagaataacaataaatatatttattttaaattaagaaaaatcctTTTGAAGAAAGGGCTGCACAATCATCAGGTTATATCCTTTATCTGAATAATGTTTATAGAGAATGAGCCCTGGAACTAGACTCTCTGGGTTTGAATAGCTCTATTACCTATCAGCTGGGCAACTTTGGGCACATTACTGAATCTCTCTATAATTCACTTTCATTCTcgataaaatgggggtaataataacaTCCATTTCACAGGATCAGAtcggattaaatgacataataaatGTCAAGCACAtataacagtgcctggtacataatgaGGGCTCAACAAATATTACCACTGTcacttttcttacttttattaGGCTAGTCAAAGTGGCATCATATATACTACACAAATGGTCCTCAAAGTATAGTCTCCAGGAGCATTAGCACcacctaggaacttgttagaaatataaattgTTGGACCCCACTCTAGACCCACTGAATCAAAACTCTGGGGTTGGCACACAgcaatgtgttttttgttttgtttcgttttgttttgtttttgcagtacgcgggcccctcactgctgcggcctctcccgccccCAGcaatgtgttttaacaagccctccaggtgattct is a genomic window of Delphinus delphis chromosome 4, mDelDel1.2, whole genome shotgun sequence containing:
- the WDR53 gene encoding WD repeat-containing protein 53 isoform X3, which encodes MAVKWTGGHFSPVLCLNASQEGLVASGAEGGDLMVWGEDGTPLGHTRFQGADDVTSVLFAPSCPTKLYASHGETISILDVRSLKGSLDDFHANEEEINCVSLNETENLLASADDSGTIKILDLENKKVSRSLKRHSNICSSVAFRPQRPQSLVSCGLDMQVMSCREYLGDAVEPSESPATLDYKFAGG